The following coding sequences lie in one Niabella agricola genomic window:
- a CDS encoding glycoside hydrolase family 28 protein, with translation MQRTNIFLAMLFSCLSLMAGAKDYSVLDFGAKKDGVTLNSAIIQGAIDYIHEQGGGRLVFDEGKYLTGTIFLKSNVTLHLKKGAVLLGSVNPFDYEKNKYIGWTSMIFAIKQDHIGITGEGMIDGRGFLTAVNMVANIQKGLVTDPLKYDRPNETNRPQNIYFRECTNVRITGVTLKDPASWNQTYDQCRNLYVDSIHVDSKSYWNNDGIDVVDCDSVVIKNSYFDAADDVICFKSHDPSKICQNVIVDNCTGRSSANGLKFGTVSRGGFRNFKVTNLKIFDTYRSAITFAAVDGGLVENIEVDGVRSINTGNVIYLRIGDRWSNGKQPYMKNVRISNVYAEVPATKPDAGYSYEGPIEDLPRNISPASIIGLPQYKIQDVTLRNIEIVYPGGGNPHYARRGLSKAELESIPEMPTAYPEFSQFKELPAWGFYVRHATGIRFENITLKAKESDYRPAIVFDDVQKASFGKVNVEEPAARGKKQVFLHNTTKSK, from the coding sequence ATGCAAAGAACGAATATCTTTTTAGCAATGCTCTTCTCCTGCCTTTCGTTAATGGCAGGCGCAAAGGACTACAGTGTGCTGGATTTTGGTGCAAAAAAGGATGGGGTAACCCTTAACAGTGCTATTATTCAGGGAGCCATTGACTATATTCATGAGCAAGGCGGCGGCCGGCTGGTGTTTGATGAGGGGAAGTACCTTACCGGCACCATCTTTTTAAAATCGAATGTGACGCTCCACCTTAAAAAAGGAGCCGTGCTGCTGGGATCTGTGAACCCCTTTGACTATGAAAAAAATAAATACATCGGATGGACGTCGATGATCTTCGCCATAAAGCAGGACCATATCGGTATTACCGGAGAAGGCATGATCGACGGACGTGGTTTTTTAACCGCCGTAAACATGGTGGCGAATATTCAGAAAGGACTGGTAACGGATCCGCTGAAATACGACCGGCCCAATGAAACCAATCGCCCGCAGAATATCTATTTCCGCGAATGCACCAATGTGCGTATTACAGGTGTAACACTGAAGGATCCGGCCAGCTGGAACCAAACTTATGACCAGTGCCGGAACCTGTATGTAGACAGCATTCATGTAGATAGCAAAAGTTACTGGAACAATGACGGTATTGATGTGGTGGATTGTGACAGTGTGGTGATCAAGAACTCATACTTTGATGCAGCAGATGACGTGATCTGCTTCAAGTCGCATGATCCATCAAAGATCTGTCAGAATGTGATCGTGGATAATTGCACCGGGAGATCCAGTGCCAACGGATTGAAATTTGGGACGGTATCCCGCGGCGGGTTCAGGAATTTTAAAGTAACCAACCTGAAGATCTTCGATACCTATCGTTCGGCGATTACGTTTGCCGCGGTTGACGGCGGACTGGTGGAAAACATCGAGGTGGATGGTGTACGGTCCATCAATACCGGCAATGTAATTTACCTCCGTATTGGTGACCGCTGGAGCAATGGTAAACAGCCGTATATGAAAAACGTTCGTATCTCCAATGTATATGCGGAAGTGCCGGCTACCAAACCGGATGCGGGCTATAGTTATGAGGGGCCCATCGAAGACCTGCCCCGGAATATTTCACCAGCCAGCATCATCGGGTTACCGCAGTATAAGATCCAGGATGTAACGCTCCGGAATATTGAAATCGTTTATCCCGGCGGCGGAAACCCGCATTATGCCCGGCGCGGACTGAGCAAGGCAGAGCTCGAAAGTATTCCGGAGATGCCCACGGCTTACCCCGAATTTTCTCAGTTCAAGGAGCTGCCGGCCTGGGGTTTTTATGTGCGGCATGCCACCGGTATCCGCTTTGAAAATATTACCTTAAAGGCAAAGGAAAGCGATTATCGCCCGGCCATCGTGTTTGACGATGTACAAAAAGCTTCATTTGGTAAAGTGAATGTAGAAGAGCCGGCTGCCAGGGGCAAAAAACAGGTATTTCTGCACAACACTACAAAATCCAAATAA
- a CDS encoding glycosyl hydrolase family 28 protein, giving the protein MRVLKLIVFTALLPVFAAAKDYKASLFGILSDGVTNNTRSIQKAIDFIHEQGGGQLVFYVGRYVTGGVQLKSNVSIKLEEGAVLVGAASVYDYNSSGRIKAIISADGQQNIGISGKGVIEGNAPTLLSNVAALQQNGYLRSQDFVRPALIGFTNCSNIKIDSVNLWNGCGKAQVFEACSNVVVETVNISSKQVPGTGGIRLSASKNVLIKDTFIDVALQPYIEGSKDNQSIRVDRAIDPSGKLLSVPE; this is encoded by the coding sequence ATGCGCGTATTAAAACTGATCGTATTTACAGCATTATTACCGGTGTTTGCAGCCGCAAAAGATTATAAAGCCTCCCTGTTCGGCATCCTGTCGGACGGCGTTACCAATAATACCCGTTCGATACAAAAAGCTATTGATTTCATTCATGAGCAAGGGGGCGGTCAGCTGGTGTTCTATGTAGGACGCTATGTGACGGGAGGTGTGCAGCTGAAATCCAATGTAAGCATAAAGCTGGAGGAAGGCGCCGTATTGGTGGGCGCTGCATCTGTATATGATTATAACAGTTCCGGCCGCATTAAAGCCATCATCAGTGCCGACGGACAGCAAAATATTGGTATTTCCGGAAAAGGGGTGATCGAGGGCAATGCGCCCACCTTACTGTCAAATGTTGCGGCCTTGCAGCAGAACGGCTATCTGCGTTCGCAGGATTTTGTACGGCCGGCACTTATAGGGTTTACCAATTGTTCCAATATAAAGATCGATTCGGTAAACCTTTGGAATGGTTGCGGAAAAGCCCAGGTGTTTGAAGCCTGCAGCAATGTGGTGGTGGAAACGGTAAACATCAGCAGTAAACAGGTTCCTGGTACCGGGGGCATCCGGTTGTCGGCCTCGAAGAATGTGCTGATAAAAGATACCTTTATTGATGTGGCGCTGCAACCCTATATCGAGGGATCTAAGGACAATCAATCCATCCGCGTCGACCGGGCCATCGATCCTTCGGGAAAGCTGCTCAGTGTTCCGGAATAA
- a CDS encoding tetratricopeptide repeat protein, with amino-acid sequence MNLYEQIEAYISDTLSPEERSDFERRLAQDPQAKKAYEDWLYTEAVVQKHEVAAADLSRLRATLEPLTREHFREEAITTPRTGRVRKLVFAAVAVAAVLLLFIFTPAGIDRYPVTPMPNVVVRGATDHGKEGGQLFNDHQYQAALPHLKAAADANPEDVMAAFYYGVCLLKTKQPETALPVFEKLIQGNSAYQEDSYFFAALCAYKTGNQELAKKYAMAVPLNNLYHKNAVRLLKKLD; translated from the coding sequence ATGAACCTTTACGAACAGATAGAAGCATATATTTCCGATACCCTGTCTCCGGAGGAACGCAGCGATTTTGAGCGCCGGCTGGCACAAGATCCGCAGGCAAAAAAGGCCTATGAAGACTGGCTGTATACAGAAGCGGTTGTTCAAAAACATGAAGTTGCTGCAGCAGACTTATCCCGGTTGAGAGCCACATTGGAGCCGCTTACCCGGGAGCATTTCCGCGAAGAAGCCATCACCACGCCCCGTACAGGCCGCGTGCGTAAACTGGTATTTGCTGCGGTGGCTGTAGCCGCCGTATTATTGTTGTTTATATTTACACCGGCCGGTATCGATCGTTACCCGGTAACACCTATGCCCAATGTGGTGGTGCGGGGTGCTACAGATCATGGGAAGGAAGGCGGACAACTGTTTAACGACCATCAATACCAGGCAGCCCTGCCGCATTTAAAAGCAGCAGCTGATGCCAATCCGGAAGATGTAATGGCGGCCTTTTATTATGGGGTTTGCCTGCTGAAAACGAAACAGCCTGAAACAGCCCTGCCCGTTTTTGAAAAATTGATCCAAGGTAATTCTGCCTACCAGGAAGACAGTTACTTTTTTGCGGCCCTATGCGCCTACAAAACCGGCAACCAGGAACTGGCTAAAAAATATGCGATGGCCGTTCCGTTAAACAACCTGTATCATAAAAATGCGGTGCGCCTTTTAAAGAAACTGGATTAA
- a CDS encoding RNA polymerase sigma factor: protein MVNIFNIFEIQEQLTYQTGCCIRNRYIFYFNFIRLHTDQRYIEALRKNDSVLLSEIYRKYAPPITAYLKSKGADTEECGDIFQESLIDIFKLSADGKFVLTCPFEAFLLLVCKRKWINLLKKKSRSGVTKSLDDGYQYLKDNTDADASAHAQQLEQEALVMELLEQLSERCREIIRASYLSDSQQKLAEQLGVSYAYLRKKKSICMSELIELVNHNRHPS, encoded by the coding sequence ATGGTAAATATATTCAATATTTTTGAGATTCAGGAGCAGCTGACTTATCAAACAGGTTGCTGCATCCGCAACAGATATATTTTCTATTTTAATTTTATACGCTTGCATACAGACCAACGATATATTGAGGCATTACGGAAGAATGACTCAGTGCTGCTTTCAGAGATCTACCGGAAATATGCACCGCCTATTACGGCCTACCTGAAGTCGAAAGGGGCTGATACGGAAGAATGCGGGGATATTTTTCAGGAGTCGCTGATCGACATTTTTAAGCTTTCAGCAGATGGAAAATTTGTGCTGACCTGCCCCTTCGAAGCCTTCCTGTTGCTGGTATGTAAACGAAAATGGATCAACCTGCTAAAGAAAAAATCCCGGTCGGGGGTAACAAAAAGCCTGGATGATGGATATCAATACCTGAAGGACAACACAGACGCGGACGCATCGGCACATGCCCAGCAGCTGGAGCAGGAAGCCCTGGTAATGGAGCTGCTGGAGCAGCTGAGCGAGCGTTGCAGGGAAATCATCCGGGCCTCCTATCTCAGCGATTCGCAGCAGAAGCTGGCGGAACAATTGGGTGTAAGCTATGCCTACCTGCGGAAAAAGAAATCCATCTGTATGTCTGAATTAATCGAATTAGTCAATCACAACCGTCACCCGTCATGA
- a CDS encoding PKD domain-containing protein, with protein sequence MRQLKRRPIFLLTALLFTVLTAHAQLEKAALADSLIQTVPDSSGLRFSAPLPALTQIPGAPAPFYTHLWDFGDGHFSTEASPAHRYAAEKDYDVYLYAVNNYDDGKKPERRKIKVSVKGNNNVASVSTAEKDFFKANGVFELKYNCMAKPNDTMVLLAGWRNTGTEEDQGKLYLFLNEKIFDQTCFENAGPNKGFRFFNSGDSLVTGSPVLMAGLEPGRQLKITESGSPPSSVVQVQNAAEATNTFSSTMMLYKNSFMIELGNTAPGAAHFALAELKVTPEMIKDTNATVTVTGVYVPKKGNPVLHRLNIPVVNSHDPNKMNLKGGRLSYRFLNKHKELTYKIRFQNTGKGPARKIALDVATPAALDPQTVQIRDLSPFCAPCQPGAEKRGCWELEKKESGLLFTLHGIYLPGTNQKGVEDKDSTKGFMEFSIVTKKKLDPVPFKARTAIYFDKNEPIFTNNATGRFKKGISPIVMAGFEKAAGRGMISDGIVTGVGLAPLAPYRPFFQFELYYKQGLKTGAGNYTTAQNGFIAIDGKKEVPYNRIDSSVAHTISQIKLIPLQLRHNFGNYFSAGAGVSVTANLGGHTETVVTYHGVSANGVAGQIYEQPGTEKIKSFSSIRIQPFIDVQLGKVKLGPQLGLRYYYNEKKNGYTFFYAGWRL encoded by the coding sequence ATGAGACAATTAAAACGAAGGCCAATATTTCTTTTGACGGCATTACTGTTTACCGTACTTACGGCGCATGCCCAGCTTGAAAAAGCGGCGTTGGCAGATAGCCTGATACAGACTGTTCCGGACAGTAGCGGGCTTCGGTTTTCGGCCCCGCTGCCGGCACTTACGCAGATCCCGGGGGCTCCTGCGCCCTTTTATACCCATTTATGGGATTTTGGCGACGGGCATTTTAGCACCGAAGCATCGCCTGCGCATCGCTACGCTGCGGAAAAGGATTACGATGTATACCTGTATGCTGTCAATAACTATGACGATGGCAAAAAGCCCGAACGGAGGAAAATAAAGGTTTCTGTAAAAGGAAATAATAATGTGGCATCGGTATCAACCGCAGAAAAAGATTTCTTTAAGGCGAACGGTGTTTTTGAGCTAAAGTACAACTGCATGGCCAAGCCCAATGATACCATGGTATTGCTGGCAGGCTGGAGAAATACCGGTACGGAAGAAGACCAGGGAAAACTGTACCTGTTTTTAAATGAAAAGATCTTTGACCAGACCTGTTTCGAAAATGCCGGACCCAATAAGGGGTTTCGCTTTTTTAACAGCGGCGACAGCCTGGTTACCGGGAGCCCGGTGCTGATGGCCGGCCTGGAGCCGGGCAGGCAATTGAAAATTACAGAAAGCGGCAGTCCGCCTTCATCGGTAGTACAGGTGCAGAATGCTGCAGAGGCCACCAATACCTTTTCAAGCACTATGATGCTGTATAAAAATAGCTTTATGATCGAACTGGGAAATACAGCACCCGGGGCGGCTCATTTTGCCCTTGCCGAGTTAAAAGTAACGCCGGAAATGATCAAAGACACCAATGCCACCGTAACCGTTACAGGGGTATATGTTCCAAAGAAAGGAAACCCGGTACTGCACCGTCTTAATATACCGGTAGTGAACTCGCATGATCCGAATAAAATGAATTTGAAAGGAGGGAGGTTAAGCTACCGGTTTTTAAACAAACATAAAGAGCTTACCTATAAAATCCGTTTTCAGAATACCGGTAAAGGACCGGCGCGTAAAATTGCCCTGGATGTTGCAACACCTGCAGCCCTCGATCCGCAAACCGTACAAATCAGGGATCTGTCACCGTTTTGTGCGCCCTGTCAGCCAGGCGCGGAGAAGCGGGGCTGTTGGGAACTGGAAAAGAAAGAGAGTGGCCTGTTATTTACGCTACACGGGATCTACCTGCCCGGCACCAACCAGAAAGGAGTGGAGGATAAAGACAGCACTAAAGGATTTATGGAATTTTCCATTGTAACAAAGAAAAAGCTGGATCCGGTTCCGTTTAAAGCGCGTACCGCTATCTATTTTGATAAAAATGAACCTATATTCACCAACAACGCTACAGGGCGGTTTAAGAAAGGTATCTCACCCATTGTAATGGCGGGTTTTGAAAAAGCGGCGGGCAGGGGAATGATCAGCGATGGTATTGTAACCGGTGTGGGGCTGGCTCCGCTGGCGCCCTACCGGCCTTTTTTCCAGTTTGAACTGTATTATAAACAGGGACTTAAAACCGGTGCCGGGAACTATACAACGGCGCAGAACGGGTTTATAGCAATTGACGGAAAGAAAGAGGTTCCCTATAATAGAATAGATTCTTCCGTGGCGCATACCATTTCACAGATAAAACTGATTCCTCTTCAGCTGCGCCATAATTTCGGAAATTATTTTTCAGCGGGTGCCGGTGTCAGCGTTACTGCTAACCTGGGCGGCCATACAGAAACCGTGGTGACCTATCATGGTGTATCGGCAAACGGAGTAGCCGGACAGATCTATGAACAACCGGGCACTGAAAAAATAAAGTCGTTTTCCAGCATACGCATACAACCCTTTATTGATGTTCAGCTGGGAAAGGTAAAGCTGGGTCCCCAGCTGGGTCTCCGGTATTATTATAACGAAAAAAAGAATGGGTATACCTTCTTTTATGCAGGATGGAGGCTCTAG
- a CDS encoding CHAT domain-containing protein, which translates to MEALGKRRSGEHTRFRIPEAPAAAVADDQIVAGCKKKCSTIRLLHLLLTAAASVIFFSGTPPADALESRYRQMKAKDALEAWAGFLFDRLDADPGLAVNREEFLKNALWRAPRTNAEKLACFQFFINTGWHLLTQRQIPASITWYERAYAFYERNKQDAVLKEEMDFEEYIAKPLGNNYTRVGDFSRAVYIQRRAIDEALAAHRSAIVPGLYLNLATTYFRMHDAAALRHTIALGLQSARSGSADALPLYNLRAEAYLEAGSTDSAGIWNQKALQLGRQFPDASTALQTTLLARARILNLSGKHRESLYYLEEIRKQVAADNIELKVETAIEAGNAYLLMQQPDSAIAWHQRALGYFRRDGQGLFPDFKVTTALFGVATAWLYKNPVAAAQWFEKAVLNDYYTEQLLPASLNASTAAYANKKYSETAIALYHQLFDQHQDPEYLLKALWLTELSKGRVLINEQRRTASWKQDALLSSNKKWIDQLRSLYVLLAETPEGTYKQQIRQNIQRLEFELNLKERESVALLKLPSYEVFRKWVQTAGRKKMLLSYYLGDSYTYIIQVQNGIFRHRLDTATIAHVQEIGDFMRRYFYAGPAAFNSNPRAYYKQAAQLLYTWNPWPDGSASAVLISPDRELHNLPFEALCTTAGAPAYWGANTAIGYSFTFLQNAFAGTAGNTARPVTVFSFEKPHLGFPALPQSAKERSFLAQHFVIRQYDAAGTSDAAFMAALNTGNIIHLASHAVADPAAKQPYLVLKNKLYLGELQYITTRSPLVVLAACETGSGVLQQGEGMQSLGRILLSKGVDGVLSSRWEIDDAASGELIREFYQALSAEPDPATALKKARSAYLEKHQSVAEQNPLFWAAYFYQGNDTPLLIREKRRTAILRSLLLIIGALLTTAWVLRHKKLL; encoded by the coding sequence ATGGAGGCTCTAGGTAAACGAAGATCCGGGGAGCATACAAGGTTCCGCATTCCTGAAGCGCCGGCTGCTGCGGTGGCTGATGACCAAATCGTGGCCGGATGTAAAAAGAAATGCAGCACTATTAGACTCCTACATCTGTTACTGACAGCTGCGGCCTCCGTTATTTTTTTTTCCGGCACACCACCGGCAGATGCCCTGGAAAGCCGCTACCGGCAAATGAAAGCGAAAGATGCGCTGGAGGCCTGGGCCGGCTTTCTTTTTGACCGGCTCGACGCCGATCCGGGGCTGGCTGTTAACCGGGAAGAATTTCTGAAAAACGCGTTGTGGAGAGCACCCCGTACCAACGCGGAAAAGCTGGCCTGCTTTCAGTTTTTTATCAATACAGGCTGGCATTTACTGACACAGCGACAGATACCGGCATCTATTACCTGGTACGAGCGGGCTTATGCGTTTTATGAACGCAACAAACAGGATGCGGTACTAAAGGAGGAAATGGATTTTGAGGAATATATTGCCAAACCGCTAGGGAATAATTACACACGGGTGGGCGATTTTTCCAGGGCAGTGTATATCCAGCGCCGGGCCATTGACGAGGCATTGGCTGCGCACCGGAGCGCCATCGTTCCCGGCTTGTATTTAAACCTGGCAACCACGTATTTCCGTATGCATGATGCTGCTGCACTGCGGCATACCATCGCGCTTGGGCTTCAGAGCGCCCGTTCCGGAAGCGCCGATGCCCTGCCACTGTATAATTTACGGGCGGAGGCCTATCTTGAGGCAGGAAGTACCGATAGTGCCGGCATCTGGAATCAGAAAGCACTGCAATTGGGCCGGCAATTCCCGGATGCCTCCACCGCGTTACAAACGACCCTTTTAGCCCGGGCCCGGATACTGAACCTCTCGGGGAAACACCGGGAATCCCTGTATTACCTGGAGGAGATCCGGAAGCAGGTGGCTGCAGATAATATCGAATTAAAGGTGGAAACAGCGATTGAAGCTGGTAATGCCTACCTGCTGATGCAACAGCCGGACAGCGCCATTGCCTGGCATCAGCGGGCATTGGGATATTTCAGAAGAGATGGGCAAGGCCTGTTTCCTGATTTTAAAGTAACCACCGCGCTTTTTGGTGTGGCTACCGCATGGTTATACAAGAACCCGGTGGCAGCTGCCCAATGGTTTGAAAAAGCGGTGCTGAACGATTATTATACAGAGCAGTTATTGCCGGCTTCTCTCAATGCCAGTACGGCTGCCTATGCGAATAAGAAATACTCGGAAACCGCCATTGCGCTGTATCACCAGTTATTTGACCAGCACCAGGATCCGGAATACCTTCTGAAGGCACTCTGGTTAACGGAATTGTCCAAAGGAAGGGTACTGATCAATGAGCAACGGAGAACTGCTTCCTGGAAACAGGACGCATTGCTTTCCAGCAATAAAAAATGGATCGATCAACTGCGCTCCTTATACGTGCTCCTTGCCGAAACTCCGGAAGGAACGTATAAGCAGCAGATCCGGCAAAATATTCAGCGGCTGGAGTTTGAACTGAACCTGAAAGAACGGGAAAGTGTGGCGTTGCTCAAACTACCCTCCTATGAAGTGTTTCGCAAATGGGTGCAAACGGCTGGTCGCAAAAAAATGCTGCTCAGTTATTACCTGGGGGATAGTTACACCTATATCATCCAGGTACAAAACGGGATATTCCGGCACCGGCTGGACACTGCTACTATTGCCCATGTACAGGAAATCGGCGATTTTATGCGTAGGTATTTTTATGCAGGCCCCGCAGCTTTTAACAGCAATCCCCGGGCATATTACAAACAGGCCGCCCAACTGCTGTATACCTGGAATCCCTGGCCGGACGGATCGGCGTCTGCGGTATTGATTTCACCCGACCGGGAACTGCATAACCTGCCATTTGAAGCACTTTGCACCACAGCCGGCGCTCCGGCCTATTGGGGTGCAAATACAGCAATCGGGTATAGTTTTACCTTTTTACAAAATGCCTTTGCCGGTACCGCCGGCAATACCGCCCGGCCTGTAACCGTTTTTAGCTTTGAAAAACCGCACCTGGGGTTTCCCGCCCTTCCACAATCCGCAAAAGAACGTTCTTTCCTGGCCCAGCATTTTGTAATACGGCAGTATGATGCCGCCGGCACGTCCGATGCTGCTTTTATGGCGGCACTCAATACCGGTAATATCATTCACCTGGCATCACACGCCGTGGCAGATCCGGCAGCAAAGCAACCCTACCTGGTTTTAAAAAACAAGCTCTACCTGGGCGAGCTTCAATACATCACTACCCGGTCGCCGCTGGTGGTACTGGCTGCCTGCGAAACAGGTTCTGGTGTGCTGCAGCAGGGAGAAGGCATGCAAAGCCTGGGCCGGATCCTCTTGAGCAAGGGGGTAGACGGTGTGCTGTCTTCGCGTTGGGAGATCGATGACGCAGCGTCCGGCGAACTGATCCGTGAATTTTACCAGGCATTGTCAGCAGAGCCCGACCCGGCAACAGCATTAAAAAAAGCAAGGAGTGCTTACTTGGAAAAGCACCAAAGCGTAGCGGAACAGAACCCGCTGTTTTGGGCGGCCTATTTTTACCAGGGCAATGATACTCCCTTGCTGATCCGGGAAAAACGCAGGACCGCGATCTTGCGCTCCCTACTGTTGATCATTGGCGCTTTGCTCACAACCGCATGGGTACTCCGGCATAAAAAACTGCTGTAA